The Acidobacteriota bacterium genome contains the following window.
GCGATGCAGGTTCAGGCGTTCGAACCGGGTCCGTTCCGTGGCTGGCGCTGACAACAATGCGCGGGCCGCTTCGGTGCATCGAAGCTCCACGCGTCCGCCCCCGATCGTGCCGAACAGCAACCCGTCTTCGCCGAAGACCGCGCTGGCGCCGACGACTTGCGGGATGCTGCCTTTGGCATCGACGATGGTGACCGTGCAATAGGCCGTGCCCTCCTTCTGCAGCTTGCTCAGGAGAGTGATGAACGCGATGTCGTGCATGCCTCGCTTCTCCTGTGAGGGCGCCTGCGAAGGATCGTCCGTTCGCACGGGAAATTCGGATCGATAGTAGTTTGAACGCCAAACTACTTTCATCGCAGAGGCGTGTCAAGGCGCGCTTCGCTGTCGGCGAGATCGGTCGGAAGGACTCTTCGATTCATCACTGCCGCGCAGGTCATGCATCGGCTGCCGTATGCCCGCTGAACGGTGACGCTCGATAACACAAACGGGTTATTGCCGCTCACAAACCGGTCATCGATAGTTCGTTTACCAAACTATCTGGCGTCATGGAGCAGTTCGATCTCGTTCCCGACATCTGGCGCGTCAATCCACCGGTCCTGGTCGACGGAGACCCAGCATGATCCTGTATGAATTCGACTACGAGCAGCCGACGACTCTCGAGGAGGCGGTCGTCCAACTGAGGGCACTTGGCTCGTCCGCAGCCATCGCCGCTGGCGGAACCGACTTGCTGCCGAACATGCGTATCGAGGTCGTCCGGCCCTCGACGGTCGTGAGCCTTGGCGCGATCGATCCGGTGGCACCGGCTCGCCAACCCGACGGCGCCATCAGGATCGACGCGCTCACTCGCCTCGCGGCCATCGAGGAGTCGGCGCTGCTGCGCGCAGCGTTGCCCATGCTGGTCCAGGCCGCCAGCGCCGTAGGCAGCAACCAGATCCGGCAGATGGGAACGCTGGGCGGCAATCTGTGCCAGGACACGCGCTGCCTCTGGTTCAACCAGAAGCACGACTATCAGTTCAAGGTTCCGTGCTACAAGCGCGGCGGTGACCTTTGCTACCCGTTTCCGACCAATCGCCCCGGCGTGTGCTGGTCGGTTCACATGTCCGACACCGCGCCGGCATTGATGGCGCTGAACGCACAGGTCGACATCCTCGGCGAGTCGGGGGCGCGGCGGATCGATCTCGAGAACCTGTACACCGGTGACGGCATCACGCCGGTCAATCTGACCGACGGCGAGATCATCGTGGCGATCGTCGTTCCGTCGCCCGCGCAGCGCACCGGGTGGGGCTACTGCAAGTCCGCACGTCGTGGCGGACTGGAGTTCGGGATTTCGGTCATGGCGGTCTCGGTCACCGCTACCGTTGATGGCCGGTGCAGTGCCGCGCGCATCTTCGTCAATGCGATCCGGGAGCGGCCGACCCGGCTGGTAGAGACCGAGCAGGCGCTCCTGGGGGCCTCGCTGGACGAAGCGACAGAGGCGCGCATTGCGGCCGTGGCTGCCAAGGAGATCAATCCGCTGCCGCATCACGGTTTCACGAAGAGCCACATCCGCGACGATTTCCGGATCAAGATCCGTCGTGCCTTGGGTGCAGCGTTCGCACGCACGCGCGACAACGTCAATTGAAGGAGCCGCTGCCATGCTCAAGAGGGTGATGCAGAAGATCAAGGTGGCACGACCGAGGATCGTCGAGCTGTGCGTCAACGGTGCCTCGCGTTACGTGTCGGTGCAGCCGCGCAATTTCCTCGTGGACGTGTTGCGGGAAACGCTGGGGTTGACTGGGACGAAGGCCGGTTGCGAGCAGGGAACCTGCGGCGCGTGCACGGTGCTGGTCGACGGGCGCCCCGTGTTGTCATGTCTCACCCTCGCGGCGGATTGCGAGGGCAAGGATATCCGCACGGTCGAGAGCCTGATGGAAGGCGGGAACATGAGCAGTATCCAGAAGGCGTTCCTCGACCAGGGAGCGGTGCAATGCGGCTTCTGCACCCCGGGAATGCTGATGTCGATCACTGCGCTGCTCGAGAGCAACCCCAAGCCGTCGGTCCCGGAAATCAAGAAGGCGCTCGAGGGCAATCTGTGCCGCTGTACCGGATACAACAAGATCATGGCCGCCGTGCTGCAGGCGTCCGACCAGGGCGTTACGCCCCTCATGAAATAGCCATCTGGCTCTCGGAGTCGCTCTCATGGATCAATTGAGGTACGTCGGCAAGAGCTACGCCCGCAGGGACGGCCCTGACAAGGTCACGGGCCGCGCCATGTATACGCAGGACGTCAAGCTGCCGGGAACCCTGGTCGGAAGGGTCCTGCGCAGCCCGCACGCTCACGCGCGCATCGTCCGTATCGACACGTCCAGGGCGCGGGCGCTCCCGGGCGTGAAAGGCGTCATCACGATCGACGACAGCAAGGGCATCAAGCACGGGTTCGTCGAGACGCCGCGCTATCCGCCCGACCAGGAGGTCCTGGCGCGCGAGCGGGTTCGTCATGTGGGCGAGGAGATTGCCGCAGTGGCGGCCACCGACGAAGTCATTGCCCAGCGGGCGATCGATCTGATCGAGATCGAGTACGAAGTGCTGCCCGCCGTGTTCGACCCCTTCGAGGCGATGGCGCCCGGCGCGCCGGAAATCCATCCCAGCCATCCGAAAGTCAGGAGCGAGGTGCCCTACTCGAATATCGGTGGGCGCACGGCGACCGGTTGGGGTGACGTGAGCAAGGGCTTCGAGGAGGCGGACTACGTTCGGGAGGACCGCTTCGAGAGCCATCTGCGCACGCACGGCTATCTCGAACCCCAAGTGACGCTTGCCCATTGGGAGAGCGGCAAGCTGAACGTCTGGACCTCGTCGATGGGCGCCTTCGTCAAGCGCGCCAAACTGGCGCGGGTGCTGGATCTGCCCTATTCCGCGGTGCGCGTGCACAAGGCATATGTCGGCGGTACGTTCGGCGGCAAGATCGACCTGTATTCGCACGAATACTGTGCCGCTCGCCTTTCGATGCTCACCGGGTTGCCGGTGAGGATCGTTGCCACGCGTGAGGAGATCTTCTCGGCGTACCGGCACGGCCAACCGCTGGTGATGGAGGTCAAGACCGGGGTGCGCAAGGACGGGACGATCGTTGCCCAGCAGGTCCGGACGATCAACAACTCGGGCGCCTATCGGGGCAGTGGCGTCGTGGTGATCTTCCTCGGCTGGGGATTCACCATGCTTCCGTACCGGATACCGAATCTTGCCTACGAAGGGTTGTCGGTCTACACGAACAACCCGGTGCGCGCCCCGCAGCGTGGCCACGGTTGCCCGCAGATCCGCTTCGCGATCGAAGCGCAACTGGATCACATCGCCGAGGACCTCGGAATCGATCCGGTGACCATCCGACTGCGCAATGCCCGTCGGCCATGGGAGGAGCTTCCCAACGGTGACAACGTCCACGAGGCGGGGTTGATCGAATGCATCAAGGTGGCCGCCGAGAAGTCCGGTTTTTCCGCCAAGTACGGGCGCGGCCGCAATGAAAAGCAGACGCTGCGCCGTGGCATCGGTATGGGAGTCAGCTCGTATTTCGGTGGCTCCCTGATCTACCCGAACGGCTCCGGCGTGATCGTCAAGATGGCTGATGACGGTTCAGTGACGGTGCTCACCGGGGCGATCGACGTGGGGCAGGGTTCGGAGACCGTGATCTCGCAGATCGTGGCTGAGGAGTTGTCCTTGCCGATGGAGGACGTGAAGATCATCTCGTCCGACACCGATACGACACCCCAGGACATCGGTGCGTGGATCAGCGGGATGACCTACGTGACCGGCAACGCGGCCCGGCAAGCCGCCGGGAACGCGCGCAACAAGATGCTGGAACTGGTGGCCGAGCGATTCGAGTGCCCGGTCGAGCATCTGCGTGTGAGCGACAAGGCCGTCTATCACTATCTGGATCGGGATCGCAGGATGTCCTACCAGGAGATCATTGCGCTCAGCGTGGCCACCAGGCGCGGCGACACCATCATCGGCGAGGGCTTCTGGCGGACCATGCGCGACGAGCCGGCCCATCCGAGCCTGGCCTCGACCAAGGGGCGTTGGAGCGAGAACTACGCATTCAGTTGCCAGGTGGCCGAAGTCGAAGTCGATACCGAGACCGGCGAGGTGCGGCTCACCCGTGCCGTCACGGTTCACGACTGCGGCTTCCCGATGAATCCGGCACTCGTGAGCGGACAGGTCGACGGGCAGGTTTCGATGGCGCTCGGACACGCGTTTCTCGAGGAAGTGATGATGAAGGACGGATACACGCTGAATCCGACCTGGCTCGACTACCGGATGCCGACCATCCACGAGATAGCCGAATCGGAAGACGCGGAAGTCATCACCGAGCAGTACACGGTTGGCAAGGCATTTCGGGTGAAGGAGGTCGGCGAGGGGCTCGTCTCGGGGATTCTCGCCGCGATCGCCAATGCGGTATACGACGCGACCGGCGTGCGGATGT
Protein-coding sequences here:
- a CDS encoding FAD binding domain-containing protein, whose product is MILYEFDYEQPTTLEEAVVQLRALGSSAAIAAGGTDLLPNMRIEVVRPSTVVSLGAIDPVAPARQPDGAIRIDALTRLAAIEESALLRAALPMLVQAASAVGSNQIRQMGTLGGNLCQDTRCLWFNQKHDYQFKVPCYKRGGDLCYPFPTNRPGVCWSVHMSDTAPALMALNAQVDILGESGARRIDLENLYTGDGITPVNLTDGEIIVAIVVPSPAQRTGWGYCKSARRGGLEFGISVMAVSVTATVDGRCSAARIFVNAIRERPTRLVETEQALLGASLDEATEARIAAVAAKEINPLPHHGFTKSHIRDDFRIKIRRALGAAFARTRDNVN
- a CDS encoding (2Fe-2S)-binding protein, whose product is MQKIKVARPRIVELCVNGASRYVSVQPRNFLVDVLRETLGLTGTKAGCEQGTCGACTVLVDGRPVLSCLTLAADCEGKDIRTVESLMEGGNMSSIQKAFLDQGAVQCGFCTPGMLMSITALLESNPKPSVPEIKKALEGNLCRCTGYNKIMAAVLQASDQGVTPLMK
- a CDS encoding molybdopterin-dependent oxidoreductase, which encodes MDQLRYVGKSYARRDGPDKVTGRAMYTQDVKLPGTLVGRVLRSPHAHARIVRIDTSRARALPGVKGVITIDDSKGIKHGFVETPRYPPDQEVLARERVRHVGEEIAAVAATDEVIAQRAIDLIEIEYEVLPAVFDPFEAMAPGAPEIHPSHPKVRSEVPYSNIGGRTATGWGDVSKGFEEADYVREDRFESHLRTHGYLEPQVTLAHWESGKLNVWTSSMGAFVKRAKLARVLDLPYSAVRVHKAYVGGTFGGKIDLYSHEYCAARLSMLTGLPVRIVATREEIFSAYRHGQPLVMEVKTGVRKDGTIVAQQVRTINNSGAYRGSGVVVIFLGWGFTMLPYRIPNLAYEGLSVYTNNPVRAPQRGHGCPQIRFAIEAQLDHIAEDLGIDPVTIRLRNARRPWEELPNGDNVHEAGLIECIKVAAEKSGFSAKYGRGRNEKQTLRRGIGMGVSSYFGGSLIYPNGSGVIVKMADDGSVTVLTGAIDVGQGSETVISQIVAEELSLPMEDVKIISSDTDTTPQDIGAWISGMTYVTGNAARQAAGNARNKMLELVAERFECPVEHLRVSDKAVYHYLDRDRRMSYQEIIALSVATRRGDTIIGEGFWRTMRDEPAHPSLASTKGRWSENYAFSCQVAEVEVDTETGEVRLTRAVTVHDCGFPMNPALVSGQVDGQVSMALGHAFLEEVMMKDGYTLNPTWLDYRMPTIHEIAESEDAEVITEQYTVGKAFRVKEVGEGLVSGILAAIANAVYDATGVRMYSTPFSPEKILRGLRHLQRESREKAATKQAGEGVTI